The following proteins are encoded in a genomic region of Nicotiana sylvestris chromosome 4, ASM39365v2, whole genome shotgun sequence:
- the LOC104233449 gene encoding uncharacterized protein, translating to MTASTVSPSTTPPSTAPYTEVGSSSRSDAMRRVTIEVPAEGNLLKKSGQTDVWIKPLIGPVERAKFDSHSSMTLMNDIVHASLKVNLIGTEMMKKVTLSEQLVYDYQVEADNWKEWCESLQIDMETLKESKSTLEQQVRSLTSELAVEKASSNQASKEKARLETSFFEQLSKSSEEIRELRSLLSEKEAYAGELIQNLTQTQEDLRVSSDKVFSLESSHASLQRFYESALAENEKLRNKIADWERDYETLEDKTAIELSWAFLNSRHDTLVEVNQENFNLESKLAKIKETIEKT from the exons ATGACTGCTTCCACAGTTTCTCCCTCGACTACTCCTCCTTCAACTGCTCCTTACACAGAGGTTGGTTCTTCAAGTAGGAGTGATGCTATGAGGCGAGTTACCATTGAAGTCCCCGCCGAGGGTAACCTTTTAAAGAAATCAGGTCAAACTGACGTGTGGATAAAGCCTTTGATTGGTCCAGTTGAGAGAGCTAAGTTTGATAGCCATAGTTCTATGACCTTGATGAATGATATAGTGCatgcttctttaaag GTCAATCTAATTGGCACAGAGATGATGAAAAAGGTTACCCTCTCAGAGCAATTAGTGTATGACTACCAAGTGGAGGCGGATAATTGGAAGGAATGGTGTGAAAGTCTTCAGATCGACATGGAAActttaaaagaaagtaaaagtaccttagagcagcaggtaCGATCTTTGACTTCAGAGTTGGCAGTTGAAAAAGCTTCTTCAAATCAAGCAAGTAAGGAAAAGGCTCGTCTGGAAACCTCTTTTTTCGAGCAATTGTCCAAGTCAAGTGAAGAAATTAGAGAGTTGAGATCTCTCTTGAGTGAAAAAGAAGCATATGCTGGTGAACTCATACAGAATTTGACTCAAACTCAAGAAGACCTCCGGGTATCTTCTGATAAGGTTTTCTCTTTAGAGAGTTCCCATGCTTCTCTTCAAAGGTTTTATGaatctgccttggctgaaaatgaaaagttaagaAATAAAATTGCTGACTGGGAAAGAGATTACGAGACCCTTGAAGATAAAACTGCCATTGAATTGAGTTGGGCGTTTTTAAATTCTCGCCATGATACCCTCGTTGAAGTTAACCAGgagaattttaacttggaatctAAGTTAGCCAAGATCAAAGAGACTATTGAGAAGACTTAG